GTGTCGCCGCCGCCCAGGCTCATGTTGATGACGTCGGCGCCCTGTGCGGCCGCCCACTCCATGCCGGCGAGGATGCCGGAGTCGTCACCGAAGCCGTTGTCGTCGAGGACCTTGCCGTTGAGGATCTTGGCGCCCGGAGCGACGCCCTTGTACTTGCCGCCCGACTTGGCGCCGGTGCCCGCCGCGATGGACGCGACGTGCGTGCCGTGGCCGTAGCGGTCGGTGGCGTCGGCGGCCGTGGTGAAGTTCTTGGACTCCACGACCTGGTTCTTCAGGTCGGCGTGGGTGGCGTCCACGCCGGTGTCCAGGACGGCGATCTTGACGCCCTTGCCGTCGTAACCGGCCGCCCATGCCTTGGGGGCGCCGATCTGCGGCACGGACTTGTCGAGGCTGGCCTTGCGGACCCCGTCGAGCCAGATGTGCGCGATGCCGGAGGCCGTCTTGTCGCCGTTGGTGACGGCGTCCCACAGCTCGGGCATGTCCTTCTGCGGCGTCTGTACGGCGTCCGCGTTGAGGGAGGTGAGGGTCCTGCGGAGCGTGCCCGCGTCCCGGACGTCGGACTTGGCGGCGGTGGCGGCGCCCTTGTAGCCGATGATGACCTTCAGGCCGTTCTTCTGGGACGAACGGGTCGCGGTCTTGTTCAGCTCGGTGATGTCGAACAGCCGCTGGTCGAGCTTGCCGGCGGCGACCAGTCGGGCCGCGTCGGCGGGTATGACGAGCGTGTGTCCGTCGGCTTCACGGACCTGCACGGGTATGTGCTTGCGCCCCTCCGCCCGCTCCAGGCCCACCACTTGGCCCTTCGCGTCCACGGCGATCCGGTCACCCGTGATGAGGGTGATGCGGTGGGGCGCGGCGAGCTTCGCGGAGCCGGTGGCACCGCTCTGCTCGGGTTCCGCCGACGCCGGGCTGGTCATGCCCGCTGCGAGGGCGACGGCGGCCGCTGTGGCGACAGTGGCCGCGCCTGCTCTTTTCACTTGTCTGCGCAAATTTCCCCCTACCTGAGGTACCGGGCGAATTCCCTGTTCACCCGGCGGGGGGTCGTCTCGTACGCATGTGCGTGCGCTCCCCCCGGATGACGCAGTATGCCGGGGGGTGATCAGGCCCTCAATAGAGATCTCAAGAGAGGTCTCAAGATGGATGTCGAATTCCGGCCACCGGTCTCGACGTACCCGGGAAAGACGTATCCGGGGAAAGGGGAGCGGACATGCTGCTGGAGAACAAGGTGGCCGTGCTGTACGGCGCCGGGGGGCCGATCGGAGGCGCGGTGGCGCACGCCTTCGCCCGCGAGGGCGCGCGGGTCCATCTCGCCGGACGCACCGCGAAGAAGCTCGACGAACTGGCCGACGAGATCCGTGCGGAGAACGGTGTGGCGGAGCCGGCCGTCGTCGACGCGCTCGACGAGCGGGCGGTGGACACGTACGTCGACGGCATCGCCGCGCGCGAGGGACGGATCGACATCTCGTTCAATGTCATCGGCTACGGCGACGTACAGCAGCCGCTGACCGAGATCACCGTCAGCGACTTCCTCCGGCCGATCACCAACGCGATGCGCAGCCAGTTCCTCACCACCAGGGCCGCGGCACGCCATATGACCCGGCGCGGGTCGGGCGTGATCCTCGCCTTCGGCGGCGGTGGTCCGCAGACCCTGCCCGGACTGGGCGGCTTCAAGATCGCCCTCGATGCGCTCGAAGGGCTGCGGAGGCAGTGGGCCGTCGAACTCGGTCCGCACGGCATTCGCGTCGTCACCCTCAAGACGGGCGGCGTGCCGGAAACGCTGCCCGCCGGGTTCGAC
This genomic window from Streptomyces sp. DG2A-72 contains:
- a CDS encoding SDR family NAD(P)-dependent oxidoreductase, which produces MLLENKVAVLYGAGGPIGGAVAHAFAREGARVHLAGRTAKKLDELADEIRAENGVAEPAVVDALDERAVDTYVDGIAAREGRIDISFNVIGYGDVQQPLTEITVSDFLRPITNAMRSQFLTTRAAARHMTRRGSGVILAFGGGGPQTLPGLGGFKIALDALEGLRRQWAVELGPHGIRVVTLKTGGVPETLPAGFDGAQEIIASIERDTLLGRAATLSDVGDVAAFVASDKARTLTSTDVNISCGAMVD